The following coding sequences are from one Thermostaphylospora chromogena window:
- a CDS encoding NAD-dependent protein deacetylase yields MTGTADKGRDAQAMAPPGAPAAARGAMTVGEAAARRAIALAAAPGAVAPVASAADGPALDVLADLVADGDVVVLSGAGLSTESGIPDYRGETGRKRRATPMTYQTFVSSEEARRRYWARSHLGWRHIARATPNAGHWAVAALQKRGLLAGVITQNVDGLHQAAGAHGVIELHGSLDRVVCLGCRRRSSRRSLEDRLHAANAGWDAKALAFNPDGDAVLTEEQIASFRIVDCLDCGGVLKPDVIFFGENVPRPRVDECFALTERAGLLLVLGSSLTVMSGYRFVRHAAARGIPVAIINRGPTRGDADALLKLDAPLGTTLTALVRALPRTAPRTARAAEPGTPA; encoded by the coding sequence GTGACCGGTACAGCGGACAAGGGCCGCGACGCGCAAGCCATGGCGCCGCCCGGTGCTCCGGCGGCGGCGCGCGGCGCGATGACCGTGGGAGAGGCGGCGGCCCGCCGGGCGATCGCGTTGGCCGCCGCGCCCGGTGCCGTCGCGCCGGTCGCCTCGGCCGCGGACGGGCCGGCGCTCGACGTGCTCGCCGATCTCGTCGCCGACGGCGACGTGGTCGTCCTCAGCGGGGCCGGACTGTCCACGGAATCCGGCATACCGGACTATCGCGGCGAGACCGGGCGTAAGCGGCGCGCGACCCCGATGACCTACCAGACGTTCGTGTCCAGCGAGGAGGCGCGCCGCCGCTACTGGGCGCGCAGCCACCTCGGCTGGCGGCACATCGCCCGCGCCACGCCCAACGCCGGGCACTGGGCGGTCGCCGCACTCCAGAAGCGCGGGCTGCTGGCCGGGGTCATCACCCAGAACGTCGACGGCCTGCACCAGGCGGCGGGCGCGCACGGCGTGATCGAGCTGCATGGCAGCCTCGACCGGGTCGTCTGCCTCGGCTGCCGCCGCCGCTCCTCCCGCCGCTCGCTGGAGGATCGGCTGCACGCCGCCAACGCCGGCTGGGACGCGAAGGCCCTCGCTTTCAACCCCGACGGCGACGCCGTGCTCACCGAGGAGCAGATCGCGTCCTTCCGGATCGTGGACTGCCTGGACTGCGGCGGCGTGCTCAAACCCGATGTGATCTTCTTCGGTGAGAACGTGCCGCGTCCCAGGGTCGACGAGTGCTTCGCGCTGACGGAGCGCGCCGGCCTGCTGCTCGTGCTCGGCTCCTCGCTGACCGTGATGTCGGGTTACCGGTTCGTACGGCACGCCGCCGCCCGCGGCATCCCCGTCGCGATCATCAACCGTGGCCCCACCCGCGGCGACGCCGACGCCCTGCTCAAACTCGACGCCCCCCTCGGCACGACCCTCACCGCCCTCGTGCGCGCGCTTCCCCGCACCGCCCCACGGACCGCACGGGCCGCGGAACCCGGGACGCCCGCGTAG
- a CDS encoding flavin-containing monooxygenase, which produces MSSRSERVVIIGAGQAGLATAYTARRAGLAPLVLEASDRTVGSWPYYYDSLTLFSPARRSSLPGRAFPGDPDGYPVRDEVVAYLTEYAAHLDVDIRTGHRVEKVIAADANRLEVVTADGETFIAPMVIAATGAFSRPHRPALPGLDSFPGTVLHSADYRRPEPLAGKRVVIVGGGNSAVQIAVELADHTRVTLATRYPLRFIPQKVLGRDVHLWLAWTGLDTAGWAKPLLTGDKGTPVMDSGGYRDRIATGNPDRRPMFIRLDGDHVIWSDGTRERVDVVLLATGYRPGVDYLADLNGALDDTGRPRHRGGVSPAHPGLGFVGLEWQRSFSSATLRGVGPDARHVLNHLLRRRTRAWHAPART; this is translated from the coding sequence GTGTCATCTCGAAGCGAACGTGTTGTGATCATCGGTGCCGGTCAGGCCGGACTGGCCACGGCCTACACGGCCCGGCGGGCCGGACTGGCCCCCCTGGTCCTTGAGGCATCCGACCGGACGGTCGGATCATGGCCGTACTACTACGACAGCCTCACCCTGTTCTCCCCGGCCCGCCGTAGTTCCCTGCCAGGTAGGGCCTTCCCCGGCGACCCCGACGGCTACCCCGTCCGGGACGAGGTCGTCGCCTACCTGACCGAGTACGCGGCCCACCTGGATGTCGACATCCGTACCGGCCATCGCGTGGAGAAGGTGATCGCCGCCGATGCGAACCGGCTCGAGGTCGTCACGGCCGACGGTGAGACCTTCATCGCCCCCATGGTGATCGCCGCGACCGGAGCCTTCAGCCGTCCGCACCGACCGGCACTGCCGGGGCTGGACTCCTTCCCCGGAACGGTGCTGCATTCGGCGGACTACCGGCGGCCCGAGCCGCTGGCGGGCAAGCGTGTGGTGATCGTGGGCGGCGGGAACTCCGCGGTGCAGATCGCCGTCGAGCTGGCCGACCACACCCGCGTCACGCTGGCCACCCGATATCCGCTGCGGTTCATACCGCAGAAGGTGCTGGGCCGGGATGTGCACCTGTGGCTGGCATGGACCGGACTGGACACCGCTGGCTGGGCGAAGCCGTTGCTGACCGGCGATAAGGGCACCCCGGTGATGGACTCCGGCGGCTACCGGGACCGGATCGCCACCGGCAATCCCGACCGCCGCCCGATGTTCATCCGCCTGGACGGCGACCACGTCATCTGGAGCGACGGCACGCGCGAGCGCGTCGACGTGGTACTGCTGGCCACCGGCTACCGGCCCGGCGTGGACTACCTGGCCGATCTGAACGGCGCCCTGGACGACACCGGGCGGCCCCGGCATCGCGGCGGCGTCTCCCCGGCTCATCCAGGGCTGGGATTCGTCGGCCTGGAGTGGCAGCGCTCATTCTCCTCCGCCACCCTGCGCGGCGTCGGCCCCGACGCCCGCCATGTCCTGAACCACCTGCTCAGGCGGCGCACCCGCGCCTGGCACGCCCCGGCACGCACGTGA
- a CDS encoding ArsR/SmtB family transcription factor, which translates to MAEVMGRDAEQAAQACSDTGQGCGAADRASSQAGQPPRLAERTHDFLKALASPTRQQIMLLFAHGAELSVNEVAERVGIGQSTASQQLALLRRGGIVTSRRQGKVVLYRGDKERTAQALADLQNYLKFCC; encoded by the coding sequence ATGGCCGAGGTGATGGGAAGGGACGCCGAGCAGGCCGCACAAGCCTGTTCGGACACCGGGCAGGGCTGCGGTGCGGCCGATCGCGCTTCTTCCCAGGCGGGACAGCCACCGCGGCTGGCGGAGCGCACTCACGACTTCCTCAAAGCACTGGCCAGCCCGACCAGGCAGCAGATCATGCTGCTGTTCGCCCACGGCGCCGAACTGTCGGTGAACGAGGTGGCCGAACGCGTCGGCATCGGCCAGTCCACCGCCTCCCAGCAGCTCGCGCTGCTGCGCCGTGGCGGGATCGTCACCTCCCGCCGCCAGGGCAAGGTCGTGCTGTACCGGGGCGACAAGGAGCGCACCGCCCAAGCCCTGGCCGACCTGCAGAACTACTTGAAGTTCTGCTGCTGA
- a CDS encoding peptide chain release factor 3: protein MNGGAVAAEAARRRTFAVISHPDAGKSTMTEALALHASAITQAGAVHGKAGRRGVTSDWMEIERARGISITSAALRFTYRDHVFNLVDTPGHADFSEDTYRVLAAVDCAIMLIDAAKGMEPQTMKLFEVCRHRRIPVITFVNKWDRPGREPLELLDEIEERTGLRPTPLTWPVGAAGHFHGVVERLTGRIVRYERTPGGATKAVETELSPQQAAAELGEDYARAREELDLLEAIGADHDQKTFEEHETTPVLFGAALPNFGVATLLNVMVDLAPPPAPRPDVTGARRPLDAPFSGLVFKVQANMDPAHRDRIAFVRVCSGRFVRGMVLTHAATGRPFATKYAQQVFGQDRATIDEAYPGDVVGLVNAAALRPGDTLYEQQPVTFPPIPSFAPEHFAVARVADTGKAKQFRRGIDQLDAEGVIQVLRSDLRGDQAPVLAAVGPMQFEVVQHRLAAEFGARITLDRLPYTLARRTDAAAEKVMARQRGAEVLRRSDGTLLALFTDRWRMATIQRENPDLTLEPLIADTTAVPDGVG from the coding sequence GTGAACGGCGGAGCGGTGGCGGCCGAGGCGGCGCGCAGGCGCACGTTCGCGGTGATCAGTCATCCGGACGCGGGAAAGTCCACGATGACCGAGGCGCTGGCCCTGCACGCCTCGGCGATCACCCAGGCCGGGGCGGTGCACGGCAAGGCCGGCCGGCGCGGGGTGACGTCGGACTGGATGGAGATCGAGCGAGCGCGGGGCATCTCCATCACCTCGGCGGCGCTGCGGTTCACCTACCGCGACCACGTGTTCAACCTGGTGGACACCCCCGGCCACGCCGACTTCTCCGAGGACACCTACCGCGTGCTGGCCGCCGTGGACTGCGCGATCATGCTGATCGACGCGGCCAAGGGCATGGAGCCGCAGACCATGAAGCTGTTCGAGGTCTGCCGCCACCGCCGCATCCCCGTGATCACGTTCGTGAACAAGTGGGACCGCCCCGGCCGCGAGCCGCTGGAACTGCTGGACGAGATCGAAGAGCGCACCGGCCTGCGGCCCACGCCGCTGACCTGGCCGGTCGGCGCCGCCGGGCACTTCCACGGCGTGGTGGAGCGGCTCACCGGGCGCATCGTGCGGTACGAGCGCACACCCGGCGGGGCCACCAAGGCGGTGGAGACGGAGCTGAGCCCGCAGCAGGCAGCGGCCGAGCTGGGCGAGGACTACGCGCGCGCCCGGGAGGAACTCGACCTGCTGGAGGCCATCGGCGCCGACCACGACCAGAAGACGTTCGAGGAGCACGAGACCACGCCCGTGCTGTTCGGTGCGGCGCTGCCCAACTTCGGCGTGGCCACGCTGCTGAACGTGATGGTGGACCTCGCGCCGCCGCCCGCGCCGCGCCCCGACGTCACAGGGGCGCGGCGCCCGCTGGACGCGCCGTTCTCCGGCCTGGTGTTCAAAGTGCAGGCCAACATGGACCCCGCCCACCGCGACCGCATCGCGTTCGTCCGCGTCTGCTCGGGCCGCTTCGTCCGGGGCATGGTGCTCACCCACGCCGCCACCGGCCGTCCGTTCGCCACCAAGTACGCCCAGCAGGTGTTCGGCCAGGACCGCGCCACGATCGACGAGGCCTACCCGGGGGACGTGGTGGGCCTGGTCAACGCGGCCGCGCTGCGCCCCGGCGACACGCTGTACGAGCAGCAGCCGGTGACCTTCCCGCCGATCCCGAGCTTCGCTCCGGAGCACTTCGCCGTCGCGCGCGTCGCGGACACGGGCAAGGCCAAGCAGTTCCGCCGGGGCATCGACCAGCTGGACGCCGAGGGCGTGATCCAGGTGTTGCGCTCGGACCTGCGCGGCGACCAGGCGCCGGTGCTGGCGGCTGTGGGGCCGATGCAGTTCGAGGTGGTGCAGCACCGGCTGGCCGCCGAGTTCGGCGCGCGGATCACGCTGGACCGCCTGCCGTACACGCTGGCCCGGCGCACCGACGCGGCGGCCGAGAAGGTGATGGCCCGCCAGCGCGGTGCAGAAGTGCTGCGCCGCAGCGACGGCACGCTGCTGGCGCTGTTCACCGACCGCTGGCGGATGGCCACCATCCAGCGGGAGAACCCCGATCTCACGCTGGAACCCCTCATCGCCGACACCACCGCCGTCCCCGACGGCGTCGGCTGA
- a CDS encoding beta-galactosidase, whose amino-acid sequence MTNPRMRAFRDRIGGLAFGGDYNPEQWDPSVWREDVRLMREAGVNMVSLGVFAWASLEPEPGKYEFGWLDEVMDLLHENGISVNLATPTAAPPVWLTRMHPEVFPIMADGEPFGFGSRLHYDPSSPIYREYAARITTKLAERYSHHPALAMWHISNEYGPTAYNEAASVNFRRWLKRKYGDIATLNEAWTTRFWGQVYTDWDQIEVPSIPRSWMNPSRILDFKRFTSDALMECFIAERDIVRSFRDDIPVMTNFMRFYRNADYWRWAPEEDAVALDIYPDPADPDSHVSAAFQFDLFRSLKGGQPWMLMEQAASAVSQWKLNVVKEPGRMRLGSLQALSRGADSVMFFQWRASRGGQERFHSAMLPHSGPTSRTFREIVDLGREVKLLAPVAGTTMQAEIAVLFDWNGWWGLEETHGLPRNDFSYVDTVMRHYTPLWRSHYPVDVVSPHSDLSPYKVLVIPNAYLIDDAGVAAVTEFARRGGTVVMSFFSGVVDDCNRVRPNGYPGAFRALIGAKIDEYWPARPGERFTVAFADGRTASASWWREDIHLEGGTALATYADGLLRGRAAVVANSFGSGRVVYFATLLEEAAFDAVLLDEVRAAGVTDRFRGVPSHIECTARRDGRNEYVFLLNHGADAPATVPLDGRGTDLLTGEEVAGEVRLDPLGAAVVRVPL is encoded by the coding sequence ATGACCAACCCCCGCATGCGTGCCTTCCGGGACCGCATCGGTGGCCTGGCGTTCGGCGGCGACTACAACCCCGAGCAGTGGGACCCCTCCGTCTGGCGAGAGGACGTGCGGCTCATGCGCGAGGCCGGCGTCAACATGGTCTCCCTCGGCGTCTTCGCCTGGGCCTCGCTGGAACCCGAACCCGGCAAGTACGAGTTCGGCTGGCTCGACGAGGTCATGGACCTGCTGCACGAGAACGGCATCAGCGTCAACCTGGCCACCCCCACCGCGGCGCCGCCGGTGTGGCTGACCCGGATGCACCCCGAGGTCTTCCCGATCATGGCGGACGGCGAGCCGTTCGGCTTCGGCAGCCGCCTGCACTACGACCCGTCGTCCCCGATCTACCGGGAGTACGCGGCGCGGATCACCACCAAGCTCGCCGAGCGCTACTCCCACCATCCGGCGCTGGCGATGTGGCACATCAGCAACGAGTACGGCCCGACGGCGTACAACGAGGCCGCGTCGGTCAACTTCCGGCGCTGGCTCAAGCGCAAGTACGGCGACATCGCCACCCTCAACGAGGCGTGGACCACCCGCTTCTGGGGCCAGGTCTACACCGACTGGGACCAGATCGAGGTGCCCAGCATCCCGCGCTCGTGGATGAACCCCTCGCGCATCCTCGACTTCAAACGCTTCACCTCCGACGCGCTGATGGAGTGCTTCATCGCCGAGCGTGACATCGTCCGCTCCTTCCGGGACGACATCCCGGTGATGACGAACTTCATGCGCTTCTACCGGAACGCCGACTACTGGAGGTGGGCGCCGGAGGAGGACGCGGTGGCGCTCGACATCTACCCCGATCCCGCCGACCCCGACTCGCACGTGTCGGCCGCGTTCCAGTTCGACCTGTTCCGTTCGCTCAAGGGCGGTCAGCCGTGGATGCTCATGGAGCAGGCGGCGAGCGCGGTCAGCCAGTGGAAGCTGAACGTGGTCAAGGAACCGGGGCGGATGCGGCTCGGCTCGCTCCAGGCGCTGTCGCGCGGGGCCGACTCGGTGATGTTCTTCCAGTGGCGGGCCAGCCGCGGCGGGCAGGAGCGTTTCCACTCGGCGATGCTGCCGCACTCCGGTCCCACGTCGCGGACCTTCCGCGAGATCGTCGACCTGGGCCGGGAGGTCAAGCTGCTCGCCCCGGTGGCCGGCACCACCATGCAAGCCGAGATCGCGGTGCTGTTCGACTGGAACGGCTGGTGGGGGCTGGAGGAGACCCACGGTCTCCCCCGCAACGACTTCAGCTACGTGGACACCGTCATGCGGCATTACACGCCGCTGTGGCGCAGCCACTACCCGGTGGACGTGGTCTCCCCCCATTCCGACCTGTCCCCCTACAAGGTGCTGGTCATCCCCAACGCCTACCTGATCGACGACGCGGGCGTCGCGGCCGTCACCGAGTTCGCCCGCCGGGGCGGCACCGTCGTCATGTCCTTCTTCTCCGGCGTCGTGGACGACTGCAACCGCGTCCGCCCCAACGGCTACCCGGGCGCGTTCCGCGCGCTCATCGGCGCCAAGATCGACGAGTACTGGCCGGCGCGGCCCGGCGAGCGGTTCACCGTCGCCTTCGCCGACGGCCGCACGGCGAGCGCGAGCTGGTGGCGGGAGGACATCCACCTGGAGGGCGGGACCGCACTGGCGACCTACGCCGACGGGCTGCTTCGGGGCCGCGCCGCGGTCGTCGCGAACAGTTTCGGCTCCGGCCGGGTGGTGTACTTCGCGACCCTCCTGGAGGAGGCGGCCTTCGACGCCGTCCTCCTCGACGAGGTGCGGGCGGCCGGGGTGACCGACCGTTTCCGCGGCGTCCCGAGCCACATCGAGTGCACCGCACGCCGGGACGGCAGGAACGAATACGTGTTCCTGCTCAACCACGGCGCCGACGCGCCCGCCACCGTTCCCCTGGACGGCCGGGGCACCGACCTCCTCACCGGCGAGGAGGTCGCCGGTGAGGTGCGGTTGGACCCGCTGGGCGCGGCGGTGGTCCGCGTGCCGCTGTAG
- a CDS encoding PmoA family protein, which yields MTSTGAEPAGGLRLVDERGRSLTLSSDGVDLFRYVYGPWDRPLESPRPYFHPLRTLSGRTVSLFRPWDHVWHKGLAWSLPNVGSQNFWGGPTYYRDRGYAQEDNNGSIVHTGFTSVTLDADRVTVDENLSWVASTGEEWFTERRAFAAVVEEETWTLAYSTAFTNVSGATVPIGSPTTEGRPNAGYGGLFWRGPRSFSNGRVYLEGRTGGDEMMGERGRWLAYSGDHDGVDGSSTLVFVDDTPGDEPIKWFVRTGIFACVCPAPFFDVVRPVEPGETLRFRYAVTFADGDTGPDGAARIAEAASGITAKLLPFLDDDTAQGASG from the coding sequence ATGACCAGCACCGGTGCAGAACCCGCAGGCGGCCTGCGGCTCGTGGACGAACGCGGCCGCAGCCTCACGCTCAGCAGCGACGGCGTCGACCTGTTCCGCTACGTCTACGGCCCCTGGGACCGGCCGCTGGAGTCGCCACGCCCCTACTTCCACCCGCTGCGCACTCTGTCGGGGCGGACGGTCTCGCTGTTCCGCCCCTGGGACCACGTGTGGCACAAGGGGCTGGCCTGGTCGCTGCCGAACGTGGGCTCGCAGAACTTCTGGGGCGGTCCCACCTACTACCGCGACCGCGGCTACGCGCAGGAGGACAACAACGGGTCCATCGTGCACACCGGCTTCACCTCGGTCACCCTCGACGCGGACCGCGTCACCGTGGACGAGAACCTGAGCTGGGTGGCGAGCACCGGCGAGGAGTGGTTCACCGAGCGGCGCGCGTTCGCCGCCGTCGTCGAAGAGGAGACCTGGACGCTCGCCTACTCCACCGCGTTCACCAACGTGTCCGGCGCCACCGTCCCGATCGGCAGCCCCACCACGGAAGGCCGCCCCAACGCCGGGTACGGCGGGCTGTTCTGGCGCGGTCCGCGCTCGTTCAGCAACGGCCGGGTCTACCTGGAGGGCCGTACCGGCGGGGACGAGATGATGGGTGAGCGCGGCCGGTGGCTGGCCTACTCCGGCGACCACGACGGCGTGGACGGCAGTTCGACGCTCGTCTTCGTCGACGACACCCCCGGTGACGAGCCCATCAAGTGGTTCGTGCGCACCGGCATCTTCGCCTGCGTGTGCCCCGCCCCCTTCTTCGACGTCGTCCGGCCCGTCGAACCGGGCGAGACCCTGCGCTTCCGCTACGCCGTCACCTTCGCCGACGGCGACACGGGCCCGGACGGCGCGGCCCGCATCGCCGAGGCCGCCTCCGGCATCACCGCGAAACTCCTCCCCTTCCTCGACGACGACACCGCTCAGGGAGCGTCCGGATGA
- a CDS encoding Gfo/Idh/MocA family protein: protein MTADQAPIRVAIVGSGGIAAVHADNVARMGGAARIVAAVDIDADRLKAFADRWDIPRTYTRLDDLLQDTDCDIVHLCSPPGVHCEQAVAVLERGWSVLAEKPPALSLQEFDRIAEAEARSPGSFATISQHRFGARAVALREMFARDAFGPLHLALCNTLWFRPDEYFAVPWRGTWESEGGGPTMGHGIHQMDLLLSLVGPWESVRATAARKARPTATEDFSTAVVTLAGGATAVVVNSLLSPRETSYLRFDFARATVELEHLYGYSDDSWRFTPAPDAGEEITALWESIPPGPGSGHSAQFAAAFAALRDGGTPPVASADARQTLELIAAIYASAFTGAEIARGEITEGSPFYSTMGGGRVPWLTPEGDPR, encoded by the coding sequence ATGACCGCAGACCAGGCGCCGATCCGGGTCGCGATCGTGGGCAGCGGCGGCATCGCCGCCGTACACGCCGACAACGTGGCGCGGATGGGCGGAGCGGCGCGGATCGTCGCCGCCGTGGACATCGACGCCGACCGGCTCAAGGCGTTCGCCGACAGGTGGGACATCCCCCGGACCTACACCCGGCTCGACGACCTGCTCCAAGACACCGACTGCGACATCGTGCACCTGTGCTCACCGCCCGGGGTCCACTGCGAGCAGGCCGTCGCCGTCCTGGAGCGAGGCTGGTCGGTGCTCGCGGAGAAGCCGCCCGCGCTGTCGCTGCAGGAATTCGACCGGATCGCCGAGGCGGAGGCGCGCAGCCCGGGATCGTTCGCGACCATCTCCCAGCACCGTTTCGGCGCCCGCGCCGTCGCCCTGCGCGAGATGTTCGCCCGTGACGCCTTCGGCCCCCTCCACCTGGCGCTGTGCAACACGCTGTGGTTCCGCCCCGACGAATACTTCGCCGTCCCGTGGCGGGGCACGTGGGAGTCGGAGGGCGGCGGGCCGACGATGGGGCACGGCATCCACCAGATGGACCTGCTGCTGTCCCTGGTCGGCCCGTGGGAGTCCGTACGCGCCACGGCCGCGCGCAAGGCCCGCCCGACCGCGACGGAGGACTTCTCCACCGCGGTCGTCACCCTGGCCGGCGGCGCCACCGCGGTCGTCGTCAACAGTCTGCTGTCCCCCCGGGAGACCAGCTACCTGCGCTTCGACTTCGCCCGCGCGACCGTGGAGCTGGAACACCTGTACGGCTACAGCGACGACTCGTGGCGGTTCACGCCCGCCCCCGACGCGGGCGAGGAGATCACCGCCCTGTGGGAGTCGATCCCGCCGGGGCCCGGCTCCGGCCACTCCGCGCAGTTCGCCGCCGCCTTCGCCGCGCTGCGCGACGGCGGGACGCCGCCGGTCGCCTCCGCCGACGCCCGGCAGACGCTCGAACTCATCGCCGCCATCTACGCTTCCGCCTTCACCGGCGCGGAGATCGCGCGCGGCGAGATCACCGAAGGGTCGCCGTTCTACTCCACCATGGGCGGCGGCCGTGTCCCCTGGCTCACCCCCGAAGGAGATCCCCGATGA
- a CDS encoding LacI family DNA-binding transcriptional regulator, whose translation MSRPTLADIAAAAGVSVPTVSKVLSGKKHVSDATRKKVLAAMRAYGYEPPRPPRAHRTGLVDLLVDGLGSAWAQLLLKGAERAAARWGSSLVVTSSARDDFDLRRWLGVVRGRGTDGIVLVLSHAKREETEVIEEMLRVPLVLLDPVGQRDPRLSTVGATNWNGGVQATSHLLELGHRRIGFIGGPFDTQCTLDRYEGYLAAHRTFGVTPDPDLTRYGDFLISGGKAFGGELLDRPDRPTAIFAGSDLQAAGVYQAAAERGIRIPQDLSVVGFDDSPPCEMMSPPLTTVRQPLDDMANEAIRLVHEELAHPREGTGTRIELATTLVVRGSTAPAPHTS comes from the coding sequence GTGTCCCGGCCCACGCTCGCCGACATCGCCGCCGCCGCCGGAGTGTCCGTGCCCACCGTCTCGAAGGTGCTCAGCGGCAAGAAGCACGTCTCGGACGCCACGCGGAAGAAGGTCCTTGCGGCGATGCGCGCCTACGGCTACGAGCCGCCCCGTCCACCCCGCGCTCACCGGACCGGTCTGGTGGACCTGCTCGTCGACGGCCTGGGCTCGGCCTGGGCGCAACTCCTCCTCAAGGGCGCGGAGCGGGCCGCCGCGCGCTGGGGCTCGTCGCTCGTGGTGACCTCGTCCGCGCGGGACGACTTCGACCTGCGGCGCTGGCTCGGCGTGGTCCGCGGACGCGGCACCGACGGCATCGTGCTGGTGCTCTCCCACGCCAAACGGGAGGAGACCGAGGTCATCGAGGAGATGCTCCGCGTCCCCCTGGTGCTGCTCGACCCGGTCGGTCAGCGCGATCCGCGGCTGTCCACCGTCGGCGCGACGAACTGGAACGGAGGGGTGCAGGCCACCAGCCACCTGCTGGAGCTCGGCCACCGGCGGATCGGTTTCATCGGCGGCCCGTTCGACACGCAGTGCACGCTCGACCGCTACGAGGGATACCTGGCCGCGCACCGCACCTTCGGCGTCACACCCGACCCCGACCTGACCCGCTACGGCGACTTCCTCATCTCCGGCGGCAAGGCCTTCGGCGGCGAGCTGCTCGACCGCCCCGACCGGCCGACCGCCATCTTCGCCGGATCCGACCTCCAGGCGGCGGGCGTGTACCAGGCGGCGGCCGAGCGGGGCATCCGCATCCCCCAGGACCTGTCCGTGGTCGGGTTCGACGACTCGCCGCCGTGCGAGATGATGTCGCCCCCGCTCACCACCGTGCGCCAGCCGCTCGACGACATGGCCAACGAGGCCATCCGCCTGGTCCACGAGGAGCTGGCCCACCCGCGGGAGGGCACGGGCACCCGCATCGAACTCGCCACGACCCTCGTCGTCCGCGGCAGCACCGCCCCCGCCCCGCACACGTCCTGA